TCTGGGAATTTTCAAGTGATATTTCATACATGACATTCCCGATCTTGTCGGTGATTCTTCCAGGTTTCCATTTGTAACTATTATTACTATGAACTTGGCAATAAATCATATCACCAATTTCAAATGATTTGGAAGGTATAGCATCATTGTCGTTATCTTGATGACCTACTCGAGATGGCAACAATAGGTCAAGAGTTGTTCTAACTTTCCTACCGAGGAGCACTTCTGctggagatgttccatttggaGTATAACGGCTTGGAGTAGTTCGGTAAGTCGCTAAAAATGTCTGAATCTGTTGTCCCAATGGTTGTCCACCCctttcaatttttctcaatgcTCGTTTGAAAGTATCGACAAACCTTTCCACTTGACCATTAGATTGCGGGTGGTAGGGTGCTGTCCTTATGTGATCGATTCCATTTTGTttgcaaaatatttgaaaactttGACTGCAAAATTGACTTGCATTATCGGAAACAAGAATTTGGGGATTCCCGAATCTtgcaaaaatttcttctaatgTTCTGATAATGAATGCAGTTGTCGTAGTTTTTGTGTTCACTATTTCTGGCCATTTCGAATAAGCATCAACAACAATCATAAAGAAATCTCCTTTAATTGGTCCTGCAAAATCTATATGAAGTCGTTGCCAGGGCCCTTCCGGTGTAGTCCATGGCAAAAATGGAATTCTCGGAGGAGATTTTGCCGCTTCAGCACAACTTGAACATTTTCTGACGAAATCTTGAATATCTGCATCAATATTTCTCCAGTAAACGTAACTCCTTGCAAGGGATTTCATTCTTTCTTGTCCTGGATGACCTTTATGTAATCGGTGCAGAATACGACGCTTGAAAATTTCTGGAACTACCACGCGTTCTGCGAACATCAAACATCCATCAACGACTGAAAGGTTATCTCTTCTATCGTAGAATGATTTGAGTTCTTtattcaattcaacatttcttGGCCAGGTATCCTTTTGTACGTATTCAATTATGTTTTGAAGGTTCCTGCATTTGGAAGTTTCTTGTTGAATCATCCTGTGAGTAACTGGAAGTGCATCAATGGCAATATTCAGAACCTGTAGGACCTCTGCTTCAATTCTTATTGAAGAAATTATATATTCCTCATCTTGAACTGCATCGAAGTTGATCAGCCTTGAAAGTATATCAGCGTGTCCAAAATTTTCTGTTTTAACATATTCGATTTCAAAATCGTATGCTTTCAGAATAAGAGCATACCGTTGCAACCGATTTGCTATATGCacaggaatgcctttttttgaGCCAAATATTGCAAGTAATGGCTTGTgatcaatttgaaaaatcacacGGCGACCATATATCATACGATGGAACTTTTTCGCTGCAAATACTAGTGCAAGAGCCTCTTTTTCTATCTGGCTGTACTTTTTTTCTGTGTCTGTGAGCGATCTAGAAGCATGATAGATTGCTTTCATAGATCCATCTTGGAATTTATGGAATATGCAAGAGCCAATACCACTATTAGAGGCATCAGCTGCTACTACAATGGGAAGTTCTGGGTTGTAGTGAGTCAATAGGAGATTCGATTGTAAAATTTCCTTAAATTTGTCGAAAGATTGCTGACAATCAATACTCCATTTCCATTTTACATTCTTCTTCAACAATTGGTCGAACGGTTTCCGAAGTTCGTGCATATTCCTAACGAATTTTCCGTAATAATTAATTGCTCCTAGATAAGAACGTAGTGTAGATATATCGTGTGGTGGGGGCATATGGATAACTGCTTCAATCCTTGAAGGATCGGGCTTTATTCCGTGTTGATTGATAATATTTCCCAAATATTTGATTTCGGGTAGATTgaatttacatttttgaatcttGAGATGAAACCCGAATTCACGAATTCTCTGTAAAACGTTCAGCAAATTCCGTTGATGGTCTTCtatattttttccagaaatgaTGATGTCATCAATATATGCTGCTGTTCCTTCCAATCCTGATATCATCGTTTCGATAATTTGCTGAAACAATGTTGGAGCTACTTTGATTCCAAATGGAAGCCTATTGTAAGAAAATAAGCCTTTATGAGTATTGATTGTGAGGTACTTTCTTGAATTTTCCTGGACCTCAACTTGTAAAAATGCATCAGACAAGTCAATAACGCTGAATACTTTTGAATTggctaatttcgaaaaaatatcatccAAGGTGGGAAGAGGGAATTGATGAGGTTGAAGAGCATCATTCAACCCTGTCGAATAATCTCCACAGATACGTAAACTCCCATTTGCCTTTTTCTTTACTACAATAGGTGCAGCCCATTCAGAATAATCAACTGGAGAAATTATGCCAAGATCTTGAAGTCGATTCAGTTCATCTTCAATTTGTGCCTGTGCAGCGTAAGCCACTGGTCGTTTTGGACGAAAAACTGGTTTAGTTTCTCGCGACACATGCAATTCTACCTTGATTTTTTTGCAAAGACCAAGTCTATCATCAAATATATCAGGAAATTTCTCCTGTAATTCTTGAGCATTTTGTGGATTACTATTCGGAATTGAGGGTAACATATCTTTTCTTGACACAGACATCACATTACAAATAGAATTCAGTGGAATATCCCACAATCCAAACATCGTGATCCAATCGATTCCCAATAAATTGAGATTCTTCACTGGACTAACATAGCATTTTCCTGAATATGATTGATTGTTAAAGGCTATGTTGCATTTGAATTCTGAAATGAGAGGAAGTTGCTGACCGCTTGCATTTTTGACTAAATTTTTCGTTGGGAAACATTGAGGCTTTCCTAGTTTGGTCCACGTTTCCTCCGATATTATGGTGATATCTGAGGCAGTATCGATTTGCAGATTGACCGTTACGCCATTGATCATTAATTGCAAATATTTGCGTCCGGTTAGTGAATTCACCTGAGATATTATGTTGCTTCGGTAATTGCTGTTCTGCTTGTAGTTCCTCCTCTTATTCTTGCCACAAAACCCTTCCTTGTGACCAACTTTCTTGCAGTTTTTACATGTGTGATTCCGGTAGGTACAATCCTTGGCAAAATGCATCTGACCACAATACCAACATGCTGATTTTGGTCTATCTCTGCTTgaagaaatattcgattctacTTTATCTTCGTTATTGTCATCATACGATTTCTTTGATGACCAATAgttcttttttgaaattacGTTTACCATTGATGTGTTAGCATGTTCTGTACCATTGCGGTATCTTTCTTCAAATTGATTATACGCTGACATTCAGAAATTAAATCTTCAAGGTTGAGAGATTCTGAGTTTTTCCCATCAATTTTCGATAATAGTCGTGATCTCACATCTGAATCGTCAACAGACTCAAGCCCACACACGAAAATAAGACATTTGAATTGATCAGCTGTTATTTTCCTGATGTCAAAGTCTTCACAAAACTTATTCACTTTTGCAGCATATGCAACGAAATCTTCCGCACTATTTTTAGTAAGTTTCATACACTGATAACGAGTGTTAAAAATTGAAGTTTTCTTTCCGAACATTTCTTTGAGTTTAGCTACTGTATCTTTGAAATCGATTTCTTTAGGCTCTTTTGGCAAAATAAGATTGATGAATTGTTGATGAACTTGTGTGTCCAATTTCCTGAGTAAAACTCTCACTTTAGCTGGATCTGAGAGTTTTTGTGCATCCTCGATGAACAAACTCTCATAACGTCGGTACCATGCATCGAAAGTAATGTTGTTTTCTGGATCATAGTGGAATTCAGTGATTCCATTGCCTAGAGTTTCCATACGAAATTCTTCACTTACTTCTGCAGACTTTAGTGAAACTTCACTTGACTTGAAACTCTGAGACAGGAGTAAAAGAAATTCTTGTTGATTCTTCATCAATTGATCCTGCTGTAGCTGCGCCTGTACTTGTTGGGCTTTGATGAATTCTGTTattgttttttggaattgctccGACATGATAATTATTCACAGTATCCTCGTCGCCACTTTTATGATGCCTTGTTCATATATTCAGGTATGGAAACTCTCTTATTGAAACTGgtaatatatttcaaaatgattgaaaaatacaatatgaaattattaattgacaactgtcaataggTAACTCGGATTTTCACTCGTTCCCAACATACAACGAATATCTTTTTCGTCCAAATCCAATTTTTGGAGGAGCTGCATAAGTTTGTGATGTTGAACTTTATCGAAAGCTTTTTCGTAGTCTATGAAACATAGACAAACATTTTTTCTTTGGTCATAGCAGCTCTGTACAAGGACCTGTGTTGCGACTATCTCCTCTCTTGTGCCTAACCCCTGTCTAAATCCAAATTGCGAGTCGCTTATATTATTGACACATTTTCTGTATAATCTCTGATGTATTATTCTTAGGAATATTTTTAGGGAGTGGCTCATAAAGCTAATTAGCCTATGATATTCACACTTTCTTGCGTTCGATTTTTAGGATTGGAATAAAAACTGAAGATAGCCACTGTTCAGGGTAATGACCAGTATCATATATCTTGTTGAACAGCTTGTAAAGCACTCTAATGCCCCTTTCATCCAGGAGTTTCAGTATTTCTGATGGTATTTCATCTGGACCAACTGCTTTATTGTTTTTAGTGACTAGTACAGCCTTTTCTACCTCTTCCTTGGTAATAGAAGGACCAGTTAGACATTCTTCTGCATCAAGTTCTCTGGTCTGGTCTTGTCAAAAAGTTTTTTCTACATAGTCTTCCCATATCCTGTATTTCTCATGATCTTCCATAACTATCTGATTGTCCTGGTTGGTTGTTATACCTAGATTCCATTTTTTAAATATACCAGCGGCTTCCTTTAATCTTTTATGGAGGTTGAAATCATCGTGTCTTCGTTGCAGTTGTTCTATTTCGTTGCACTCGTTTTTAAGCCATTCATTTTTTGCAACCCTAATTTTTGATCTTATGAGTCTCTGTAAGTCTCTGTACTTATTTATGTCCTTTTTTAGTTTTCTACGCTCATCCATTAAGAGCAAATTTCATCGGTCAtccatttttgttttttatttctagatCTGAATCCTAGAACACTTGGTGAGGTATTTCTTAAAACACTTGCTATTTCTACCCATGATTTTGACGGGTCGTCCTCTTCGACCGTGGAATCTAACTTCTGTATTGGTTAATACGGATTTAATGGTTGGACTATGCAGTTTATTTAGTGCTACTGTACGTTCTGGTGTTTCCTTTTTAGCAGTGGCGGCAGGGCCGGATTAAGACTTGGCGTCCGTGGCACAAGATAGTTTTTCGCCCCCCCcccatataataataatgatcatTTAATAAAAAAGGAACCTCTAGAGAAATCTCTAGcgaatcttcgtagttcctcattcggatgttgtttggctttgtcgaatatcctttccgcctttctcttcataaattctgtaactggttcccattccaagtccttgtagatttgtttgttcctaacaaacatggcttcctgcagtctctggtgtatgatctctgggcgtcgatgtctgaatgctattcctgtgtcatctgcgtacaaggtgagcatatttctagcattcttcgggatatcataaacctatattacgtaaagcagatgtccaagtaccgatccttgaggcactcccgcttccaattgtctggtttgagaggttgctccatctatcttcacatgaaagtttctattcctcagatagttccttataatcttgcatagcttggtcgaatatcctgcttttttcatcttgtagattaggccttcgtgccatactctatcaaaagctctctcgatatccatcagaactaatcctgtggcctgtttggtctgcattccttcggtgacgtattctatgagccgtagcaattggagttcagtcgaatgttctcgtccaaatccaaattgttcgggtggaattatcttcaacatttctgtttcctcattcagccttttagcgataaccctctcgacgatttcctctagtgctgatagtaggctgattggtctataattttgagaagatttccgttcctttccaggcttgttgaaaactatcatttgtgcagttttccatctctttgggtagtattcggtcctcatcactccgtttgtaatattcgtcaaggctgctattccttttctaggcaatttcttcaacatataattcgttatcctatcttctcctggcgctttcctgtttttcaatttcattatgatctctttgatctctgttggtgaagccggttttggaatgattttggtttccggtggttccatcatcagttcttcgtttgcctccacttcttcttctagatcttcattgtcatcatcatttctgtagtttattctggcttctctctcaattgagtcggcaagtgcttcggctttttcaagtctcgtatataccattccgtttgctccatgcagtggaggtataactgtccgttctcgtcgtaagcttttttgcattttccaagctgagtgatctattgtattcagttcacttaatctctggtgccatctgttattacgcagttctgttatagcatttttcaatatctgactatgcttattcagtttcttcttgtcttcttttctatttgttgttctgtagattattctgagtcttctgttcttttttataagttgcTTTATATCCcctggcgtatctccatgtgaatgtttcggaattggtttccttattctcttggtgctttcttcataggcttcttttatttgattttccaatttttcaactgcttcatctaattcatcccgggtgtttatttggagaatttccgtgattttctcctgaagtaaattcttatatttctcccagtcttggtttgtgtctcttcttcgtttcttgggccatgtcccactatgcattctatgggattgtggtctgaagttccgtcttctattgtatcaatgctgatttctccagtgatgtctttcattacgacaatgtccagtacatcgggtagtccatttactcttggtatgtaagtcggtatatcaggtcctatcacaactgcattaagtttttcagcataaatcttcagtcttctcccgttggtattttccaccctactgttccattcttgcgatttgcagttaagatcaccaattattattttcgggtgtctttcttctagtagcatttttagatcctcttccagcatgtccttatccggtgatttataagtcgaaataatcttcacttgtcctcgattggtattcacaataatcgatattgcttctacttcttgaccattgaatatttggtagaaatggtgatccatattccttctagccagtatagcaacgccacctgtgctgttaggtctatcatttctgtagatatcgtaattgggaaatgctatccgaacgttggggttaagtcttgtttcttggagagctatgacatccggtctcttctcttcaatcagttcttcgaattcgggtctgcgggctctcaatccttcgacgttccaagagacgattatgagattgttctttattgtcgtatcagccattaaatattcttaataatttgctgcatcttcttctcaatctctttctccagattctgcatcatcgtgctcaGGTGGTTTTtggtgaacttatccagttcctcagtgattccagaaattcctttcctggtttcggcttttttgacggtttttgccttttccgtctttttctctggttccttcgtctctttgactactttggttgcagtttcctgtggtttcttcacttccgaagagatttgggctggcttcggagtaatttgtgttggcctcgagctggtttggttcgatcttggcgatctcttggtctttttagtgaccaatttccattcgctacatccctgccgtttcgcattaacgcgttcgaaattgacgtccattctgacgtacctctcagggtgactggggggattCTTTCTCgtctctcctccactggagtggttttctttGGGGCTGgtgtttccaagactctttttttgttcgagtcttcattggacgaggagctatcctttctcactcttttggcgggtggggaaattttttttttgaggggttttgaccacctccatcttctgtttttgaaccggttaggtcacttcttggacatttttcg
The nucleotide sequence above comes from Coccinella septempunctata chromosome 4, icCocSept1.1, whole genome shotgun sequence. Encoded proteins:
- the LOC123311712 gene encoding uncharacterized protein K02A2.6-like, giving the protein MHFAKDCTYRNHTCKNCKKVGHKEGFCGKNKRRNYKQNSNYRSNIISQVNSLTGRKYLQLMINGVTVNLQIDTASDITIISEETWTKLGKPQCFPTKNLVKNASGQQLPLISEFKCNIAFNNQSYSGKCYVSPVKNLNLLGIDWITMFGLWDIPLNSICNVMSVSRKDMLPSIPNSNPQNAQELQEKFPDIFDDRLGLCKKIKVELHVSRETKPVFRPKRPVAYAAQAQIEDELNRLQDLGIISPVDYSEWAAPIVVKKKANGSLRICGDYSTGLNDALQPHQFPLPTLDDIFSKLANSKVFSVIDLSDAFLQVEVQENSRKYLTINTHKGLFSYNRLPFGIKVAPTLFQQIIETMISGLEGTAAYIDDIIISGKNIEDHQRNLLNVLQRIREFGFHLKIQKCKFNLPEIKYLGNIINQHGIKPDPSRIEAVIHMPPPHDISTLRSYLGAINYYGKFVRNMHELRKPFDQLLKKNVKWKWSIDCQQSFDKFKEILQSNLLLTHYNPELPIVVAADASNSGIGSCIFHKFQDGSMKAIYHASRSLTDTEKKYSQIEKEALALVFAAKKFHRMIYGRRVIFQIDHKPLLAIFGSKKGIPVHIANRLQRYALILKAYDFEIEYVKTENFGHADILSRLINFDAVQDEEYIISSIRIEAEVLQVLNIAIDALPVTHRMIQQETSKCRNLQNIIEYVQKDTWPRNVELNKELKSFYDRRDNLSVVDGCLMFAERVVVPEIFKRRILHRLHKGHPGQERMKSLARSYVYWRNIDADIQDFVRKCSSCAEAAKSPPRIPFLPWTTPEGPWQRLHIDFAGPIKGDFFMIVVDAYSKWPEIVNTKTTTTAFIIRTLEEIFARFGNPQILVSDNASQFCSQSFQIFCKQNGIDHIRTAPYHPQSNGQVERFVDTFKRALRKIERGGQPLGQQIQTFLATYRTTPSRYTPNGTSPAEVLLGRKVRTTLDLLLPSRVGHQDNDNDAIPSKSFEIGDMIYCQVHSNNSYKWKPGRITDKIGNVMYEISLENSQRILRVHANQLKKRYVKCSGNENDILPLEILMESFEISRNQGKNVATTSSAESRELLQPEPILEVIPDRVVQNSQQEMDISAEPRCEVRPTRTKRIPRYLKDFELRKGDVGNE